From Zalophus californianus isolate mZalCal1 chromosome 16, mZalCal1.pri.v2, whole genome shotgun sequence, one genomic window encodes:
- the LOC113908242 gene encoding small nuclear ribonucleoprotein G-like, translating into MSKAHPLELKKFMDKKLSLKLNGGRHVQGILWGFDPFMNLVIDECVEMATSGQQSNTGMVVT; encoded by the coding sequence ATGAGCAAAGCTCACCCTCTTGAGTTGAAAAAATTTATGGACAAGAAATTATCATTGAAATTAAATGGTGGCAGACATGTCCAAGGAATATTGTGGGGGTTCGATCCATTTATGAATCTTGTGATAGACGAATGTGTGGAGATGGCAACTAGTGGGCAACAGAGCAATACTGGAATGGTGGTAACATGA